The window CTGAGCAAACACTGTTGTGCAGGGGAAGCACTAAATCCTACATATGGGATAATACATGTTAAGTTTTTCACTAGTATCAAGGATGACCAGTAAAGTGAAGGACATACTTCACTAAAATAACTTCTGGCAATGCACCCTGTGCtttattacttgtttcttacacCCTGGTGATGAAAAAGCTCAGACAATTTAGGTCATCTGTCACCTTAATAATAGTTCACTGGCTTATCTTTGTGTAGCTGTAATTCCTGGCAGCTAAAACAAACTGACTTGACTTTTATTGGGTTTGTTGTAACCCgtttgtttccatttctgcaCAATAACTTCTCTTCTATTAGAGCATACAGAATAAACAAAAGCTACAAGCAAGGGAACATGGGCAGTTATGGGTTTCAGTCTTTCTGATAATACATTTCTAGCACTcaccttaaagaaaaaacatttaagcttcaaatttttttttaataggcaaaAAATGGCAAAGGCCTTGAGGAAGCTGAACATTCCTGTGACTGTGATTCTGGATGCTGCAGTTGGGTAAGTCTGATCATTACATCTTAACATCACCACGCTTTCATTTTGACTGTAAGTTTCCCTAGAAGCTTGTTCACACGACAGTTTATTAACCTAGTTTGTCATAGTGGTCAAACAGGCTGAACAAGTTACACCTTTTGGTGCCCGATTAGGAGAACACGCCTGCTACAGAACAAGTATTTGGTGTTTGCACATTAGAATGAAAAAGGGAGTCAGACCTAAGCGTAGAACTTGGGAATATATGTCATtcattaaataaagaaataaaaacctgagGTGCCACACaaaaaggctatttttttttctaaattgcaTACATGATGTCATTTGGGGGTTTCTTAAGCTATTTGCTGAAACTAGTTTAGAAAAGTGGCAGACTGTTTGAATGACTGATTTCTGTTCTGTTCAGTACGTCACTTGTTACATTACCCAGCAagacttggatttttttccccctttgaaCAGCTACATTATGGAGAAAGTGGACCTGGTGTTAGTTGGTGCTGAAGGCGTAGTTGAAAGCGGAGGCATTATTAACAAGGTAATAGGTAGTGAGTTTATTACATCATTCTGTGAACTCTGAACCTTTAAAGTTTGGTTTCTATGACTAATTCAAGgctttctgaaaaatcttttcTATTTGGACATTATCCAGTTTATTGCTGGAAACTGAGCAATATTCTGTCACGCTAGCACTGAGCCTGCATGTTGTTTTCCATCTGTCTCCACAGATTGGCACTAATCAAATCGCCGTGTGTGCCAAAGCTCAGAATAAGCCATTTTATGTGGTAGCAGAAAGTTTCAAGTTTGTAAGACTTTTCCCTCTAAATCAGCAGGACGTCCCAGATAAGTTTAAGGTAAGagaaattcaaattatttcttaGCCAGCTAAGATGCACACTTAGGTATCTATGAACAATTTTCATCTAAGCATGTCTTCATTTATCTGGGTCTTTCTACCATCATTTACTTTACGTAATAGAGATTTGCTCCATGTTACAGTCACACGTGGAACAGCCATAATTTGTCATAACACAAACACATCATTTCTAAAGCTCTTTTGGGgcacaggagcagctgagggcaAGAAGCAGTTAAATCAACACGCTTCCCAACTACAAGGTTGTACTTGATAAAACAGCTGAGATGAGCCTCACTTTAAAGTCATTGACCTTTTTCTGCTCTGGACTGTAGCGCTGCTCTTGCCCAAAAGCCGTTTTCACTTGCAGTTGTGTAATAACTAATGGTCTCCCTTTCCTTCTAGTACAAAGCAGACACTCTGAAAACAAGTCAGAATCTAACGGAGGAGCATCCCTGGATCGACTACACATCACCATCGCTAATTACGTTGCTTTTTACAGACCTGGGTGTATTAACTCCATCAGCTGTCAGTGATGAACTTATTAAACTCTATCTGTAACACAGGACTCAGCCTACAGGATGTATCATCTTCAGCGACTATCACAGTTGTAACAACTTGCAAGATGATACAAGTTATATGGACATGGTAAGACAACATTATAGGGGTTAACGTAATTATCACTCTTCTTgagtttttaaagcaaaatgttaCATATGGATGGaccactgttaaaaaaaaatcctcaaatgACTACAGCTTCTAAAGacctaaaataaattattttaaagatgggTGGAGCATTTTtatattgtaaaataaaataccttaTGCTGTATGAAACTCATCC of the Columba livia isolate bColLiv1 breed racing homer chromosome 17, bColLiv1.pat.W.v2, whole genome shotgun sequence genome contains:
- the EIF2B1 gene encoding translation initiation factor eIF2B subunit alpha isoform X2, whose protein sequence is MWPRPWPPSARCWASSSRTEDYSKCKEIMIERGEIFLTKVSASRNKIARLCHPFIRDGARILTHAYSRVVLRVLQAAVESKKRFSVYVTESQPDQAGQKNGKGLEEAEHSCDCDSGCCSWYVTCYITQQDLDFFPPLNSYIMEKVDLVLVGAEGVVESGGIINKIGTNQIAVCAKAQNKPFYVVAESFKFVRLFPLNQQDVPDKFKYKADTLKTSQNLTEEHPWIDYTSPSLITLLFTDLGVLTPSAVSDELIKLYL